One Bosea sp. 685 DNA segment encodes these proteins:
- a CDS encoding pyridoxal phosphate-dependent aminotransferase, protein MAFLADALKRVKPSATITITQKARDLKAQGKDVISLSVGEPDFDTPDNIKEAAISAIRRGETKYTPVSGIPQLREAITRKLKRENGLDYKPSQTIVSTGGKHVIYNALLATLNPGDEVVCVSPYWVSYPEMVALCGGTPTFAETKIENEFKLQPEELERAITPKTKWVILNSPSNPSGAAYSHAEMKKLTDVLMRHPHVWVLTDDMYEHLVYGDFKFVTPAQVEPGLYERTLTMNGVSKSYAMTGWRIGYAAGPQHLMNAMDLVQGQQTSGTSAISQWAAVEALDGTQEHIPVFRKAFERRRDLVVSMLNQTRGLVCPKPEGAFYVYPDCSALIGKKLPNGKTIETDEDLVMGLLEDQAVAAVHGSSFGLGPNFRISYATSDEKLEEACRRIQRFCAELR, encoded by the coding sequence AGGACGTGATTTCGCTTTCCGTCGGCGAGCCCGATTTCGATACGCCGGACAATATCAAGGAAGCCGCCATCTCCGCCATCCGGCGCGGCGAAACCAAGTACACGCCGGTCTCCGGCATCCCGCAATTGCGTGAGGCGATCACGCGCAAGCTCAAGCGCGAGAACGGCCTCGACTACAAGCCGAGCCAGACCATCGTCTCCACCGGCGGCAAGCACGTCATCTACAACGCCCTGCTCGCCACGCTGAACCCGGGCGACGAGGTCGTCTGCGTCTCGCCCTATTGGGTCAGCTATCCCGAGATGGTGGCGCTCTGCGGGGGAACGCCGACCTTCGCCGAGACCAAGATCGAGAACGAGTTCAAGCTCCAGCCGGAAGAACTCGAGCGCGCGATCACGCCCAAGACCAAGTGGGTCATCCTCAACTCGCCTTCGAACCCCTCCGGCGCGGCCTATAGCCATGCCGAGATGAAGAAGCTGACCGATGTGCTGATGCGCCACCCCCATGTCTGGGTGCTGACGGACGACATGTACGAGCACCTCGTCTATGGCGACTTCAAATTCGTCACGCCCGCCCAGGTCGAGCCCGGTCTCTACGAGCGCACGCTGACCATGAACGGCGTCTCGAAGTCCTACGCCATGACCGGCTGGCGTATCGGCTACGCGGCGGGCCCACAGCATCTGATGAACGCCATGGACCTCGTCCAGGGCCAGCAGACCTCGGGCACCTCGGCGATCTCGCAATGGGCCGCGGTCGAGGCGCTGGACGGCACGCAGGAGCATATCCCGGTCTTCCGCAAGGCCTTCGAGCGCCGGCGCGACCTTGTCGTCTCCATGCTCAACCAGACGCGCGGGCTGGTCTGCCCCAAGCCCGAAGGCGCCTTCTACGTCTATCCCGATTGCTCGGCGCTGATCGGCAAGAAGCTGCCCAACGGCAAGACGATCGAGACCGACGAGGACCTGGTGATGGGCCTGTTGGAAGATCAGGCGGTTGCCGCCGTGCACGGCTCGTCCTTCGGGCTCGGCCCCAACTTCCGCATCTCCTACGCGACCTCGGACGAGAAGCTGGAAGAGGCCTGCCGCCGCATCCAGCGCTTCTGCGCCGAACTGCGCTGA